The following are from one region of the Biomphalaria glabrata chromosome 12, xgBioGlab47.1, whole genome shotgun sequence genome:
- the LOC106074444 gene encoding uncharacterized protein LOC106074444, producing the protein MDRLLRPERFDVEPTAPQAQEKWLHWYETFKNFLSVVTIENVDNKQLLINYISPSVYQMISDKETYEEAIQSLNNIYVQPNNEVFARHKLATCRQEQGQSVDAFLQKLRSLSKDCNFKAVTAEQHRDESIRDAFITGIASNSIRKRLLEKTDLKLKDAFEEARVLEHAYQHSLLYESQSETTSGATTNAVREHPADPVAPQLPDLRASINSTQTRQEVSAISIKCYFCGRGRHPRNECPAREATCNQCGKKGHFQRSCKSRKSTAFALATLHSLGLGKSTSLILLNGVPLKALIDTGSCESYVAARVARNHKWPIKISVDRIFMASTHLSRVTEGHIFATIQLKDEKYENIKLSLLDGLCSDVILGLDFISLHENLQIPFSGKRPPLCVSTLRPAKVEAPSLFGNLSPNCTPVATKSRRHSLLDSKFINTEIQRLLKEEVIEPSKSPWRAQVLITSNERHKRRMVIDYSQTINRFTLLDAYPMPRMDELAEKISQFSVFSTLDLKNAYHQIPIKEEERPYTAFEAGGRLYQFRRIPFGVTNGVACFQRTIDKIIEDEQLENTFAYVDNVTICGHDTESHDRNLQRFFKVAQKYGITFNEAKSEIGTHSVRLLGYEISKGQLKPDPERFTALRELNAPSNLLAYYSLWIPNFSDKISLLARNKRFPVPEEVKQAFQNLKDELEESAVYTIDYTRPLTVETDASDIAIAATLNQDGRPVAFFSRTLSQSERRHSSVEKEAYAIVESLRKWKHFLIGRPFTLVTDQRSVSFMYCRQNKGKIKNEKIQRWRLELSCFHYDVVYRPGTQNTAADTFSRNRYLSAMSRNDLKLLHNSLCHPGVTRMLHFVRSKNLPFSTDDVRTVIDQCQSCAELKPRFFRPPIGQLIKATQPFERISMDFKGPLPSNSRNKYLLTMIDEFSRFPFAFACPDMSSATVIKCLNELFALFGLPSYVHTDRGTSFMSAEVQKYLNERGVATSRTTAYNPRGNGQIEKLNSTLWKAITLALHSQDLSTSQWELVLQDALHSIRSLLCTATNKTPHERLFGYYRRSTSGTSLPTWLTSPGPVLLKRNNRSSKYDPLTEEVELVNSNPQYALIKTSTGREETVSLRLLAPKEKDCFTENVRPPVLRDGSPRNATPSLQSETESNTENSSLNPSVNRTTKPPLSGEVDPVEAPTIESPSNVVSTDTDCSNTADPNCRYNLRERKSRPNYRV; encoded by the coding sequence ATGGATAGACTACTTCGGCCTGAAAGGTTCGATGTGGAACCTACCGCACCTCAAGCACAAGAAAAGTGGCTGCACTGgtacgaaacatttaaaaactttctGTCTGTAGTTACTATAGAAAATGTAGATAACAAGCAACTACTAATTAACTACATTTCGCCATCGGTGTACCAGATGATTAGTGACAAAGAAACATATGAGGAAGCGATCCAGTCACTAAACAACATCTATGTGCAGCCCAATAACGAGGTCTTCGCAAGGCACAAGTTAGCCACGTGCAGACAAGAACAGGGTCAAAGCGTTGACGCCTTTCTTCAAAAACTCCGCAGTCTATCCAAGGATTGCAACTTCAAAGCCGTGACAGCTGAGCAACATCGTGACGAGTCCATACGCGATGCATTCATAACAGGTATTGCCTCCAACAGCATTAGAAAACGTCTCCTTgagaaaacagatttaaagtTAAAGGATGCATTTGAGGAAGCCAGAGTACTTGAACACGCCTATCAACATTCGTTATTGTACGAGTCACAGTCAGAAACCACTAGTGGGGCTACTACAAATGCTGTAAGAGAACACCCTGCTGATCCTGTCGCTCCCCAGTTGCCTGATCTACGAGCCTCGATTAATTCGACTCAAACAAGACAAGAGGTAAGCGCTATATCTATCAAGTGTTACTTCTGTGGCAGAGGAAGACATCCTCGTAATGAGTGCCCCGCACGTGAAGCCACATGTAATCAGTGTGGCAAGAAGGGACATTTTCAGAGATCTTGCAAATCAAGAAAATCTACAGCATTTGCCCTCGCTACGTTGCACTCTTTAGGACTAGGCAAATCAACCTCCTTGATTCTTCTCAATGGGGTGCCACTTAAAGCCTTGATAGACACTGGAAGCTGTGAGAGTTACGTGGCAGCTCGAGTTGCCAGGAATCACAAATGGCCGATAAAAATCTCCGTGGACAGAATATTTATGGCTTCTACTCACCTGTCTCGAGTTACTGAAGGCCATATCTTTGCTACCATTCAACTCAAAgatgaaaaatatgaaaatattaaactgTCACTCTTAGATGGATTGTGTTCAGATGTTATTCTAGGTTTGGATTTCATAAGCCTACACGAGAATCTACAGATTCCATTTAGTGGGAAGAGACCACCTCTGTGCGTAAGTACCCTTAGACCAGCCAAAGTAGAGGCGCCTAGTCTTTTTGGTAACTTATCTCCAAACTGCACCCCAGTGGCAACTAAGTCACGCAGACACTCACTACTGGACTCTAAGTTTATTAATACTGAGATTCAGAGACTACTCAAAGAAGAAGTAATAGAACCCTCAAAGTCCCCCTGGCGGGCACAGGTTCTAATAACATCCAATGAGAGGCACAAAAGACGTATGGTTATTGACTATAGCCAGACGATCAACAGATTTACGCTGCTAGACGCCTATCCCATGCCAAGAATGGATGAATTAGCGGAGAAGATATCACAGTTTTCTGTCTTCAGCACTCTGGACCTCAAAAATGCTTATCATCAGATCCCgattaaagaagaagaaaggccaTATACAGCTTTCGAGGCTGGGGGTAGACTTTACCAGTTTCGAAGAATTCCATTTGGAGTTACAAATGGAGTGGCTTGTTTCCAGCGAACCATAGATAAAATAATCGAAGATGAGCaactagaaaatacattcgcttATGTGGACAATGTGACCATCTGTGGACATGATACTGAATCTCATGATAGAAACCTGCAGAGATTCTTCAAAGTAGCTCAGAAGTATGGCATTACCTTCAACGAAGCTAAAAGTGAGATAGGAACACATAGCGTCAGACTGCTGGGATACGAAATATCTAAAGGTCAGCTCAAGCCTGACCCTGAAAGATTCACAGCCTTGCGGGAATTAAATGCTCCGTCGAACCTGCTGGCTTATTATTCTCTATGGATTCCTAACTTCTCAGACAAAATCAGCCTCTTAGCTAGAAATAAACGATTTCCTGTCCCTGAGGAAGTCAAACAAGCATTCCAGAACCTAAAGGACGAGCTCGAGGAATCCGCCGTGTACACCATTGATTACACTCGCCCGCTAACAGTGGAGACAGATGCGTCTGACATAGCTATAGCAGCTACACTTAATCAAGATGGCCGGCCTGTGGCTTTCTTTTCCCGGACACTATCGCAAAGCGAAAGGCGGCACTCATCAGTGGAAAAAGAAGCGTATGCAATAGTAGAATCTTTGAGAAAGTGGAAACACTTTCTTATTGGAAGACCCTTTACCCTTGTCACAGACCAGCGATCCGTGTCCTTTATGTATTGTAGACAAAATAAAGGCAAGATCAAGAATGAGAAGATCCAAAGGTGGAGGTTAGAGCTATCCTGCTTTCACTACGACGTCGTTTACAGACCAGGTACACAGAACACTGCTGCTGACACTTTCAGCAGAAATCGCTACTTATCCGCAATGTCACGTAACGACCTAAAATTACTCCACAATAGTTTGTGTCACCCTGGTGTAACAAGAATGCTACATTTTGTGAGATCAAAAAATCTACCTTTTTCCACCGATGACGTCAGAACAGTGATCGACCAGTGCCAGTCATGTGCTGAACTTAAACCTCGATTCTTCAGGCCGCCAATAGGACAATTAATCAAAGCCACTCAGCCATTCGAAAGAATAAGCATGGACTTTAAGGGACCTCTCCCTTCCAACTCACGCAATAAATATCTGCTTACCATGATCGACGAATTCTCTAGGTTTCCTTTTGCCTTTGCATGCCCAGATATGTCATCTGCTACTGTTATTAAATGCCTAAATGAGTTGTTCGCCTTATTCGGGCTACCTTCCTATGTCCATACCGACAGAGGTACTTCCTTTATGTCTGCTGAAGTACAGAAGTACCTTAACGAAAGAGGAGTTGCTACGAGCAGGACCACGGCTTACAATCCTAGAGGAAATGGTCAAATAGAGAAACTGAACAGTACCCTTTGGAAAGCTATAACCTTAGCTTTACACTCCCAAGACTTGAGTACGTCTCAGTGGGAACTAGTATTGCAAGACGCGTTGCACTCAATTCGGTCACTTCTGTGTACGGCGACGAATAAAACTCCACATGAGAGACTCTTTGGATACTATCGCAGAAGTACTTCTGGAACATCCCTACCAACGTGGTTAACATCTCCTGGCCCCGTgttgttaaaaagaaataatagatcCTCTAAGTATGACCCTTTAACAGAGGAGGTAGAGCTGGTGAACAGCAACCCTCAATACGCTCTTATCAAAACATCTACGGGCCGAGAAGAAACAGTTTCTTTAAGATTGTTGGCGCCCAAAGAAAAAGACTGTTTCACAGAGAATGTGAGACCCCCTGTGCTGAGAGACGGTTCCCCCAGGAATGCGACACCCTCACTTCAAAGCGAAACAGAAAGCAACACAGAGAACTCTTCTCTGAACCCTTCTGTTAACCGAACAACCAAACCACCCCTATCGGGGGAAGTGGACCCGGTTGAAGCCCCTACCATCGAGTCACCAAGTAATGTTGTTAGTACTGATACTGATTGTAGTAATACTGCCGATCCAAACTGCCGATACAACCTAAGAGAACGAAAATCAAGACCCAACTACAGGGTTTAA
- the LOC129922064 gene encoding cholinesterase-like isoform X1, giving the protein MSILCYASINCIQTMASSSRREHWITQFFSLCLLIGKGSSEFCTARITEEALIKGRLMVIHLDNRSYTIARFLGIPFAQPPISQRRFAKPEFLDVQNGTKEALEHKNACYQHKERNSLKMSEDCLYLDIYIPVHLPPTTTTTTTTTKATSATSMSTSNTTSKNSSPGNSTEVNLKEQEASRDLASILPANKSAVLVYIHGGAYVEGSGAFYDGSILASLGGIIVVIINYRLGPFGFLSTDDNVIPGNLGLWDQQAAIEWISRYISSFGGDPSRITVGGQSAGSYSALLQAMHKPNDGLFKRVIAQSGTPMSRGSLSRVGYNITLSLANSLGCEIKEDKKRSLEIKACLMKLNSSAIITATPPYLTALSLPLEPSLDNDFITNDPREMLQNSSTQPHFAHKDLLMGTISEDGEVAFRLWALMQPNPISILENPFNMSEFERGTFECLTDNLKDDARLYEAAVATVLDRYIDWENPESPTSLGNQYVSLLTDYIFLLPTVDTVVAHSKRWLDNGSTVEPSLQGNTYLYRFSLPTTTRTFPKSWMPWFRGTAHASDIQFVFGSILKENVTEESKKLSKFMIKRWSNFIKTGNPNLDDVTKTFANQGLHDQWLPFHESDQRYMDISYTPVLKKVQISGVRHFWNELIPLLKQQTRAVRQAVEAPKGCEDVTTPKGNSSSRNLAHGPMCLIVVLFISAILTGKREI; this is encoded by the exons atgagtATACTATGCTATGCTTCCATA AATTGTATTCAAACCATGGCATCGTCATCACGAAGGGAGCACTGGATTACACAATTTTTCAGCCTGTGTTTGCTGATAGGTAAAGGCTCCTCGGAGTTTTGCACCGCAAGGATTACAGAAGAGGCTTTGATCAAAGGAAGGTTGATGGTTATTCATCTCGATAATAGAAGCTACACAATCGCTAGATTTCTCGGCATTCCATTTGCACAACCTCCCATCAGTCAGAGGCGATTCGCCAAACCGGAATTCTTAGATGTGCAAAACGGAACAAAGGAAGCTCTTGAACATAAAAATGCATGCTACCAGCACAAAGAGAGAAACAGTCTAAAAATGTCAGAGGATTGTCTTTACCTCGACATCTATATTCCTGTACATTTGCCtcctacaacaacaacaacaacaacaacaacaaaagcaacTAGCGCAACATCTATGTCAACAAGTAacacaacttcaaaaaatagtTCACCTGGAAATTCCACGGAAGTGAACTTAAAAGAGCAGGAAGCGTCACGGGATCTTGCATCAATTCTTCCAGCAAACAAATCGGCCGTGCTCGTTTACATTCACGGTGGAGCTTATGTCGAAGGCAGTGGAGCATTTTACGACGGATCCATTCTCGCAAGCCTCGGTGGCATCATTGTCGTGATCATCAACTATCGTTTGGGTCCGTTCGGCTTTCTTAGCACCGACGACAACGTTATACCTGGCAACCTCGGACTGTGGGATCAGCAAGCAGCCATAGAGTGGATCAGCCGGTACATTAGCAGCTTCGGTGGTGATCCTTCCCGGATAACCGTTGGCGGACAGTCCGCTGGAAGCTATAGCGCCCTCCTGCAGGCTATGCACAAACCAAACGACGGCCTCTTTAAGCGTGTGATCGCACAGAGCGGAACACCTATGTCAAGAGGCAGCCTCAGCAGGGTCGGCTACAACATTACCCTGAGCCTGGCAAACTCCTTAGGATGTGAGATCAAGGAGGATAAAAAAAGAAGCTTAGAGATAAAGGCATGCCTCATGAAACTCAACTCCTCTGCTATAATTACTGCAACGCCCCCTTACTTAACAGCATTATCTTTGCCCCTGGAGCCCTCGCTGGACAATGACTTCATCACAAATGATCCTCGTGAAATGCTTCAGAACAGCAGCACCCAGCCCCACTTTGCTCACAAAGATCTGTTAATGGGTACCATATCCGAAGATGGAGAAGTCGCTTTTCGACTGTGGGCTTTGATGCAGCCGAATCCCATCTCAATTTTGGAAAACCCTTTTAATATGTCTGAATTTGAGCGTGGTACGTTTGAATGTCTGACAGATAACCTGAAAGATGATGCACGACTCTACGAGGCTGCTGTCGCTACTGTGTTGGATCGATACATTGACTGGGAAAATCCGGAGAGCCCGACGTCCCTCGGTAACCAGTACGTTTCTTTGTTGACTGATTATATTTTTCTGCTTCCTACCGTCGATACGGTCGTGGCGCATTCCAAGCGATGGCTTGACAACGGAAGTACAGTCGAGCCCTCCCTTCAAGGCAACACGTACTTATATAGATTCAGCCTGCCGACTACTACACGAACATTTCCAAAAAGCTGGATGCCCTGGTTCAGAGGTACTGCGCATGCCTCTGACATTCAATTCGTGTTTGGCTCTATCCTAAAAGAAAACGTCACCGAAGAGAGCAAGAAACTCTCTAAGTTCATGATAAAACGTTGGTCGAACTTTATTAAAACAGG CAATCCTAACTTGGACGATGTTACCAAGACTTTTGCTAATCAAGGACTTCATGATCAATGGTTGCCCTTCCACGAATCTGACCAGCGCTATATGGACATCTCCTACACACCAGTACTAAAGAAGGTTCAAATTTCAGGTGTTAGACATTTCTGGAACGAGCTCATTCCTTTACTGAAACAGCAAACGCGCGCTGTTCGCCAGGCGGTCGAGGCGCCAAAAGGCTGCGAGGACGTCACCACGCCCAAAGGCAACAGTTCTTCTCGCAACCTAGCGCACGGGCCGATGTGTTTGATTGTTGTTCTATTCATCTCCGCTATCTTGACGGGGAAGCGAGAGATTTAA
- the LOC129922064 gene encoding cholinesterase-like isoform X2, with protein MNVIYFISYWFRLRNCIQTMASSSRREHWITQFFSLCLLIGKGSSEFCTARITEEALIKGRLMVIHLDNRSYTIARFLGIPFAQPPISQRRFAKPEFLDVQNGTKEALEHKNACYQHKERNSLKMSEDCLYLDIYIPVHLPPTTTTTTTTTKATSATSMSTSNTTSKNSSPGNSTEVNLKEQEASRDLASILPANKSAVLVYIHGGAYVEGSGAFYDGSILASLGGIIVVIINYRLGPFGFLSTDDNVIPGNLGLWDQQAAIEWISRYISSFGGDPSRITVGGQSAGSYSALLQAMHKPNDGLFKRVIAQSGTPMSRGSLSRVGYNITLSLANSLGCEIKEDKKRSLEIKACLMKLNSSAIITATPPYLTALSLPLEPSLDNDFITNDPREMLQNSSTQPHFAHKDLLMGTISEDGEVAFRLWALMQPNPISILENPFNMSEFERGTFECLTDNLKDDARLYEAAVATVLDRYIDWENPESPTSLGNQYVSLLTDYIFLLPTVDTVVAHSKRWLDNGSTVEPSLQGNTYLYRFSLPTTTRTFPKSWMPWFRGTAHASDIQFVFGSILKENVTEESKKLSKFMIKRWSNFIKTGNPNLDDVTKTFANQGLHDQWLPFHESDQRYMDISYTPVLKKVQISGVRHFWNELIPLLKQQTRAVRQAVEAPKGCEDVTTPKGNSSSRNLAHGPMCLIVVLFISAILTGKREI; from the exons ATGAatgtgatttattttatttcatattggtTCAGACTGAGG AATTGTATTCAAACCATGGCATCGTCATCACGAAGGGAGCACTGGATTACACAATTTTTCAGCCTGTGTTTGCTGATAGGTAAAGGCTCCTCGGAGTTTTGCACCGCAAGGATTACAGAAGAGGCTTTGATCAAAGGAAGGTTGATGGTTATTCATCTCGATAATAGAAGCTACACAATCGCTAGATTTCTCGGCATTCCATTTGCACAACCTCCCATCAGTCAGAGGCGATTCGCCAAACCGGAATTCTTAGATGTGCAAAACGGAACAAAGGAAGCTCTTGAACATAAAAATGCATGCTACCAGCACAAAGAGAGAAACAGTCTAAAAATGTCAGAGGATTGTCTTTACCTCGACATCTATATTCCTGTACATTTGCCtcctacaacaacaacaacaacaacaacaacaaaagcaacTAGCGCAACATCTATGTCAACAAGTAacacaacttcaaaaaatagtTCACCTGGAAATTCCACGGAAGTGAACTTAAAAGAGCAGGAAGCGTCACGGGATCTTGCATCAATTCTTCCAGCAAACAAATCGGCCGTGCTCGTTTACATTCACGGTGGAGCTTATGTCGAAGGCAGTGGAGCATTTTACGACGGATCCATTCTCGCAAGCCTCGGTGGCATCATTGTCGTGATCATCAACTATCGTTTGGGTCCGTTCGGCTTTCTTAGCACCGACGACAACGTTATACCTGGCAACCTCGGACTGTGGGATCAGCAAGCAGCCATAGAGTGGATCAGCCGGTACATTAGCAGCTTCGGTGGTGATCCTTCCCGGATAACCGTTGGCGGACAGTCCGCTGGAAGCTATAGCGCCCTCCTGCAGGCTATGCACAAACCAAACGACGGCCTCTTTAAGCGTGTGATCGCACAGAGCGGAACACCTATGTCAAGAGGCAGCCTCAGCAGGGTCGGCTACAACATTACCCTGAGCCTGGCAAACTCCTTAGGATGTGAGATCAAGGAGGATAAAAAAAGAAGCTTAGAGATAAAGGCATGCCTCATGAAACTCAACTCCTCTGCTATAATTACTGCAACGCCCCCTTACTTAACAGCATTATCTTTGCCCCTGGAGCCCTCGCTGGACAATGACTTCATCACAAATGATCCTCGTGAAATGCTTCAGAACAGCAGCACCCAGCCCCACTTTGCTCACAAAGATCTGTTAATGGGTACCATATCCGAAGATGGAGAAGTCGCTTTTCGACTGTGGGCTTTGATGCAGCCGAATCCCATCTCAATTTTGGAAAACCCTTTTAATATGTCTGAATTTGAGCGTGGTACGTTTGAATGTCTGACAGATAACCTGAAAGATGATGCACGACTCTACGAGGCTGCTGTCGCTACTGTGTTGGATCGATACATTGACTGGGAAAATCCGGAGAGCCCGACGTCCCTCGGTAACCAGTACGTTTCTTTGTTGACTGATTATATTTTTCTGCTTCCTACCGTCGATACGGTCGTGGCGCATTCCAAGCGATGGCTTGACAACGGAAGTACAGTCGAGCCCTCCCTTCAAGGCAACACGTACTTATATAGATTCAGCCTGCCGACTACTACACGAACATTTCCAAAAAGCTGGATGCCCTGGTTCAGAGGTACTGCGCATGCCTCTGACATTCAATTCGTGTTTGGCTCTATCCTAAAAGAAAACGTCACCGAAGAGAGCAAGAAACTCTCTAAGTTCATGATAAAACGTTGGTCGAACTTTATTAAAACAGG CAATCCTAACTTGGACGATGTTACCAAGACTTTTGCTAATCAAGGACTTCATGATCAATGGTTGCCCTTCCACGAATCTGACCAGCGCTATATGGACATCTCCTACACACCAGTACTAAAGAAGGTTCAAATTTCAGGTGTTAGACATTTCTGGAACGAGCTCATTCCTTTACTGAAACAGCAAACGCGCGCTGTTCGCCAGGCGGTCGAGGCGCCAAAAGGCTGCGAGGACGTCACCACGCCCAAAGGCAACAGTTCTTCTCGCAACCTAGCGCACGGGCCGATGTGTTTGATTGTTGTTCTATTCATCTCCGCTATCTTGACGGGGAAGCGAGAGATTTAA
- the LOC129922064 gene encoding cholinesterase-like isoform X3: MASSSRREHWITQFFSLCLLIGKGSSEFCTARITEEALIKGRLMVIHLDNRSYTIARFLGIPFAQPPISQRRFAKPEFLDVQNGTKEALEHKNACYQHKERNSLKMSEDCLYLDIYIPVHLPPTTTTTTTTTKATSATSMSTSNTTSKNSSPGNSTEVNLKEQEASRDLASILPANKSAVLVYIHGGAYVEGSGAFYDGSILASLGGIIVVIINYRLGPFGFLSTDDNVIPGNLGLWDQQAAIEWISRYISSFGGDPSRITVGGQSAGSYSALLQAMHKPNDGLFKRVIAQSGTPMSRGSLSRVGYNITLSLANSLGCEIKEDKKRSLEIKACLMKLNSSAIITATPPYLTALSLPLEPSLDNDFITNDPREMLQNSSTQPHFAHKDLLMGTISEDGEVAFRLWALMQPNPISILENPFNMSEFERGTFECLTDNLKDDARLYEAAVATVLDRYIDWENPESPTSLGNQYVSLLTDYIFLLPTVDTVVAHSKRWLDNGSTVEPSLQGNTYLYRFSLPTTTRTFPKSWMPWFRGTAHASDIQFVFGSILKENVTEESKKLSKFMIKRWSNFIKTGNPNLDDVTKTFANQGLHDQWLPFHESDQRYMDISYTPVLKKVQISGVRHFWNELIPLLKQQTRAVRQAVEAPKGCEDVTTPKGNSSSRNLAHGPMCLIVVLFISAILTGKREI; the protein is encoded by the exons ATGGCATCGTCATCACGAAGGGAGCACTGGATTACACAATTTTTCAGCCTGTGTTTGCTGATAGGTAAAGGCTCCTCGGAGTTTTGCACCGCAAGGATTACAGAAGAGGCTTTGATCAAAGGAAGGTTGATGGTTATTCATCTCGATAATAGAAGCTACACAATCGCTAGATTTCTCGGCATTCCATTTGCACAACCTCCCATCAGTCAGAGGCGATTCGCCAAACCGGAATTCTTAGATGTGCAAAACGGAACAAAGGAAGCTCTTGAACATAAAAATGCATGCTACCAGCACAAAGAGAGAAACAGTCTAAAAATGTCAGAGGATTGTCTTTACCTCGACATCTATATTCCTGTACATTTGCCtcctacaacaacaacaacaacaacaacaacaaaagcaacTAGCGCAACATCTATGTCAACAAGTAacacaacttcaaaaaatagtTCACCTGGAAATTCCACGGAAGTGAACTTAAAAGAGCAGGAAGCGTCACGGGATCTTGCATCAATTCTTCCAGCAAACAAATCGGCCGTGCTCGTTTACATTCACGGTGGAGCTTATGTCGAAGGCAGTGGAGCATTTTACGACGGATCCATTCTCGCAAGCCTCGGTGGCATCATTGTCGTGATCATCAACTATCGTTTGGGTCCGTTCGGCTTTCTTAGCACCGACGACAACGTTATACCTGGCAACCTCGGACTGTGGGATCAGCAAGCAGCCATAGAGTGGATCAGCCGGTACATTAGCAGCTTCGGTGGTGATCCTTCCCGGATAACCGTTGGCGGACAGTCCGCTGGAAGCTATAGCGCCCTCCTGCAGGCTATGCACAAACCAAACGACGGCCTCTTTAAGCGTGTGATCGCACAGAGCGGAACACCTATGTCAAGAGGCAGCCTCAGCAGGGTCGGCTACAACATTACCCTGAGCCTGGCAAACTCCTTAGGATGTGAGATCAAGGAGGATAAAAAAAGAAGCTTAGAGATAAAGGCATGCCTCATGAAACTCAACTCCTCTGCTATAATTACTGCAACGCCCCCTTACTTAACAGCATTATCTTTGCCCCTGGAGCCCTCGCTGGACAATGACTTCATCACAAATGATCCTCGTGAAATGCTTCAGAACAGCAGCACCCAGCCCCACTTTGCTCACAAAGATCTGTTAATGGGTACCATATCCGAAGATGGAGAAGTCGCTTTTCGACTGTGGGCTTTGATGCAGCCGAATCCCATCTCAATTTTGGAAAACCCTTTTAATATGTCTGAATTTGAGCGTGGTACGTTTGAATGTCTGACAGATAACCTGAAAGATGATGCACGACTCTACGAGGCTGCTGTCGCTACTGTGTTGGATCGATACATTGACTGGGAAAATCCGGAGAGCCCGACGTCCCTCGGTAACCAGTACGTTTCTTTGTTGACTGATTATATTTTTCTGCTTCCTACCGTCGATACGGTCGTGGCGCATTCCAAGCGATGGCTTGACAACGGAAGTACAGTCGAGCCCTCCCTTCAAGGCAACACGTACTTATATAGATTCAGCCTGCCGACTACTACACGAACATTTCCAAAAAGCTGGATGCCCTGGTTCAGAGGTACTGCGCATGCCTCTGACATTCAATTCGTGTTTGGCTCTATCCTAAAAGAAAACGTCACCGAAGAGAGCAAGAAACTCTCTAAGTTCATGATAAAACGTTGGTCGAACTTTATTAAAACAGG CAATCCTAACTTGGACGATGTTACCAAGACTTTTGCTAATCAAGGACTTCATGATCAATGGTTGCCCTTCCACGAATCTGACCAGCGCTATATGGACATCTCCTACACACCAGTACTAAAGAAGGTTCAAATTTCAGGTGTTAGACATTTCTGGAACGAGCTCATTCCTTTACTGAAACAGCAAACGCGCGCTGTTCGCCAGGCGGTCGAGGCGCCAAAAGGCTGCGAGGACGTCACCACGCCCAAAGGCAACAGTTCTTCTCGCAACCTAGCGCACGGGCCGATGTGTTTGATTGTTGTTCTATTCATCTCCGCTATCTTGACGGGGAAGCGAGAGATTTAA